The following are encoded together in the Solenopsis invicta isolate M01_SB chromosome 14, UNIL_Sinv_3.0, whole genome shotgun sequence genome:
- the LOC105199014 gene encoding RNA-binding protein 1 isoform X8: MSRYREWDLSCKVYVGNLGSSASKHEIESAFSKYGPLRNVWVARNPPGFAFVEFEDPRDAEDAVRGLDGTRCCGTRVRVEMSSGRSRRGGGGRRPGPRYSRFYQRQLLALLVSPPLLLLLLLLLLLLLLLLLQPP, from the exons ATGTCTCGCTATCGTGAGTGGGATCTGTCCTGCAAGGTTTATGTTGGTAACTTGGGCAGCAGTGCTAGTAAACACGAGATTGAAAGTGCATTTAGTAAGTATGGTCCTTTGAGAAATGTGTGGGTAGCCAGAAACCCACCTGGCTTCGCATTTGTGGAGTTCGAAGACCCACGAGATGCTGAAGATGCAGTGAGAGGACTGGATGGAAC TCGGTGCTGTGGTACTAGAGTAAGAGTTGAGATGTCATCTGGAAGAAGCCGCCGTGGAGGTGGCGGCCGTAGGCCTGGTCCTCGATATTCCAG ATTCTACCAGCGTCAGCTCCTAGCTCTGCTCGTCTCCCCGCCACTACTACTACttctactactactactactactgctactactactacttCTACAGCCGCCGTGA